DNA sequence from the Armatimonadota bacterium genome:
CCTCCGGGTCCCCGTCGGCGTGGTGTGCGCCATCACGCCCTTCAACTTCCCCTTGAACCTCGTGGCCCACAAGGTGGCCCCGGCCCTGGCGGCGGGGAATGCGGTGGTGCTCAAGCCCGCCACGTATACGCCCCTCACGAGCCTCCTGCTCGCGCAGCTCCTGGAAGAGGCCGGGCTCCCCCCCGGGTACCTCAACGTGGTGGTGGGAAGCGGGCGCACGGTGGGCGAGGCCCTGCTCCGGCATCCCGGGATCGCCCTCTATACCTTCACCGGGAGCCCGGAGGTGGGTGAGCGCATCAAGGCCGCCACGGGCCTCCGTCGCGTGATCCTGGAGCTCGGCAACAACTCCCCCAACATCGTGGCCGAAGACGCGGATCTGGATCAGGCGGCGCAGCTGTTGGCCCGGTTCGCGTATCTCTATGCCGGACAGTTCTGCATCTCCGTCCAGCGCATCTACGTGGAAGAGCCCGTCTACGAGGCCTTCCTGGAGAAGTTCGTGGCATCTGCCCGGGCCATGAAGCTGGGAGATCCCGAGGACCCCGAGACGGACATCGGCCCCATGATCTCCGAAGCGGACGCCCAGCGCGTGGAAGCCTGGGTGGAGGAGGCTCTCCAGGGCGGCGCGAAGCGGGTGCTGGGTGGCCCGCGCCAGGGCGTGCTGTATCCCGCCACGGTCCTGGTGGACGTGCGGCCGGAGATGAAGGTCGTCTGCCAGGAGGTCTTCGGTCCCGTGGCCTCCGTGGTGGCGTGCTCGAGCTTCGAGGAGGCCCTGGAGCAGGCCAACCGAACCGAGTACGGTCTGCAGGCGGGGGTGTTCACCCGCGATCTCCGCAAGGCCATGCGGGCGGCCCGGACCCTGCGCATGGGCGGGGTCATCATCAACGACACCTCCGGCTACCGGGTGGACCTCATGCCCTATGGGGGTGTGCGGCGAAGCGGCATCGGACGGGAAGGCCCCCGCTACGCCATCGAAGAGATGACGGACCTGCGCCTCATCGTGCTGAATCCTTAAGCCGTCGGTGTGGAGGCGCGGTAAGCGAAGCCTCGGGCGCCCCCATCCCAGAGCTCGCAGGCCTGCCACCTTCTGAGCCCGTGTGGAGGTGTTGGATGGAGACGCGGTGGATCGGGAAACCCCTGCGGCGTCGGGAGGATGGGCGGTTCCTCCGGGGGGAGGCCCGTTACCTCGACGACCTGGTCTTCCCGGGGACGCTCCACATGGTGGTGATCCGGAGCCCCTATGCCCACGGGGTGCTCCGGGCGATCCGGACGGAGCGGGCCCGGGCCTGCCCTGGGGTGGTGGAGGTGGTCACCGCGGAAGGCCTTCCCCCGGACCTGCAGGGGGTCCCCCCCGCGCCGGTGGAAGGAGCAGAGGTGGCATCCGTCCCGCATCCGCTGCTTGCCCGGGACCGGGTGCGGTACGTGGGAGAACCCGTGGCCGTGGTGGTGGCGGAAAGCCGGGCCGCGGCGTACGACGCCGCGGCGGAGGTGGAGCTGGACGTGGAGCCGCTGCCCGCGCTGGTGGAGGTCCAGGAGGCGTTACGGGGGGAGATACGGCTTCACGAATCCGTCCCGGACAACGTGCTCTTCCGGTGGCACCGGGCGGGAGGGGAGGTCGAGACGGCATTCCGGAAAGCCGCACGGGTGGTGCGGGGCCGCTTCCGGATCCCCCGCCTGGCCGCGGTCCCCCTCGAGCCCCGCGGGGCGCTTGCCTCCTATGACCCGGGCACGGAGACCCTCACCCTGTGGTGCTCCGCCCAGGGACCGCACCAGCCCCGGGCGCAGCTCAGCCGGATTTTGCGGCTCCCCGAGGACCGGATCCGGGTGGTGGTGCCGGACGTGGGAGGGGCTTTCGGGAGCAAGGGGAGCCTGCCACCGGAGGCGGCCCTCGCGGCATGGCTGGCCATGCGGTTGGGGCGCCCCGTGAAGTGGGTGGAAACCCGTCGGGAGAACCTCCAAGCTTCCTACCAGGGCCGGGGACTGGAAGCGGAAGTGGAGATGGCGGTGGATGAGACCGGGCGCTTCACTGGGGTGCGGGCCACCCTATGGGCCGACGTGGGTGCCTATCTCTACCCTTCGACCGTCATCCCGCCCGTTACCACCGCCCTGCTGCTCACGGGTGCCTACACCGTCCCCGCTGCGGAGGTCACGGTGCTGGGGGTGGCCACGAACAAGGTTCCGACCGGACCCTACCGGGGCGCGGGGCGTCCCGAGGCCGCCTACCTCGTGGAGCGCATGGTGGACCTCGTGGCCCAGGAGATGGGCGTGGATCCCGTGGAGCTGCGCTTCCGTAACCTCATCCCTCCAGACGCCTTTCCGTACCGCACCCCCCTCGGGTTCACCTATGACTCCGGGAACTACCCTCAGGCCCTGCAGCGCCTGCAGGCCCTCCTGGAGGCAGAGGGATGGCGGACCTTGCGGGAGCGGGCCCGGGTGGAAGGGAGGCTTGTGGGGATCGGGGTGGCGCTGTACGTGGAGCGGGTGGGAGCCCGGGAGTGGGAGAGCGCCTCGGTCTCCGTGCTCCCCTCCGGCCGGGTGGTGGTGCGCACGGGGTCCACCGCCCACGGTCAGGGACACGAGACCACCTTCGCGCAGATCGCGGCGGAACTCCTGCACCTGGACGTGGCGGACATCACCGTCCAGTACGGCGACTCCGCGATGGTCCCCCCGGGGGTGGGAACCTTCGGGAGCCGTTCCACCACCATCGGGGGGTCCGCCCTGGTGGTGGCGCTGGAGAAGATCCGGGAAAAGGCTGCGCACATCGCCGCCCACCTGCTGGAAGCGGCGGAGGCGGACCTCGAGTGGGCAGAGGGGAAGCTGCGGGTGCGTGGGTCTCCCGACCGGGCGATCTCCTGGCAGGAGATCGCAGCCGCCGCGTATCAACCCGGCCGTCTTCCGCGGGAGGTGGAGCCGGGGCTCAACGCGTACGGGTACTTCGCCCTGCCAGGGCTCGTGTTCCCCTACGGCGCGTATGGGGCCGTGGTGGAGGTGGATCGGGAGACGGGGGAAGTCCGGCTGTTGAAGCTGGTGGCGGTGGACGACGCGGGACGCATCGTAAACCCCCTCCTCGCGGAAGGACAGGTACGGGGCGGGATCGCGCAGGGGATCGGACAGGCGCTCCTGGAGGAGGTGGTGTACGGAGGAGACGGGCAGCTTTTGACCGCGAGCCTCGCGGAGTACGCCCTGCCGCGGGCGGAGCAGGTTCCGGAGGTGACGTCCGAGTTCATGGAGACGCCCAGCCCGCTGACCCCCCTCGGGGTCAAGGGACTCGGGGAGGCGGGGACCATCGGGATGCCTGCCGCGGTGGCGAACGCGGTGATGGACGCGCTGGGGCCGCTGGGGGTACGGCACCTGGACTTCCCCTTCCGGCCGGAGCGGGTGTGGCGGGCCATCCGGGAGCGTGCGACACGGACCTAGGCAGGGTGTGGAGCTGGATGTCGCTTGAGGAGCACGGCCGTGGGTGAAGGGTTGCAGATCGAGGGGCTTTCCCTGCGGTTCGGAGACCTCCTCGTGCTGGACCGCGTGGATCTAGAGGTGGGAGAAGGAGAGTTCGTTTGCCTGGTGGGGCCGAGTGGTTGTGGAAAGTCTACCCTTCTCAACGTGGTGGCGGGGTTTGGACTCCCCGGGAATCCGGAGATCGAAGGGACGGTGCGGTGGCAGGGCCGGGTGATCCGGAGCCACCGGGATTGGAAGGGGGAGTTGGGCTACGTGTTCCAGCGGGACAACCTCCTTCCCTGGTACACCTTGGAGCAGAACGTCCTGGTGAGCCTGCGCGTGCGGCAGGTGCCGCCGCACGAGGCGATCCGCCGGGCGCGCCAGGAGATTACCCGGGTCGGGCTGAGCGGCTTTGAACGACATTTTCCGCACCAGCTGTCCGGAGGGATGCGGCAGCGGGCGTCGTTGGCCCGCACCCTGGTGTACGGCCCGAAAGTGATGCTGATGGACGAGCCCTTTGGAGCCTTGGACGCCCACACCCGGATGCACCTCCAGCGGGAGCTCACAGGCCTTTGGACGGAGCATCGGGCCACCATACTCTTTGTCACCCACGACCTCTCCGAGGCCATCGTTCTCGGACAGCGGGTCGTGGTGCTTTCCAACCGGCCCGGCCGGGTCACGGCGGAGTACTCCGTGCCCTTCCCGTATCCACGGGATCCGGTGGACCTCCAGGGACGGAAGGAGTTCGCCATGCTGCAGGCGGAGGTGTGGTCACGCCTCGCAGAGGAATTCCGGCGCGCGGACCAGCACCTCCTTCGGGAGGGTGTTCTGTGAACCTGGCGCTCTCTCCATCCCGGCGGGCCCGGGTCGGGGTGTACCGGGGCGGGGCAAGGATCCTGGCCCTGCGGGCCGGGTTCGTGGCAACAATGCTCTTGGCCTGGGCCTCGGTGAGCGGGGATCTGGTGCCGGGTTGGCGGGCCATGCCCCGTGCCCTCCTGCCGTCCCCCGGGGAGGTTTTGAAGGCCCTGTGGGCGTACGCGCAGAGCGGGGATCTAGCGGCCGACGCCTTCTACACCCTTTCGGAGGCGACGGGGGGCCTGGCCTTGGCCATCGTCATCGGGATCGCGGTGGGGGTGCTGTTCGCCTACGTGCGGCTGCTGGGCCAGGCGGCAGAGCCCCTGATGGTGGCCCTGAACGCCATGCCCCGGTACGCGCTCGCGCCCCTGTTCGTGATTTGGTTCGGGCTTGGGATGGCGTCCAAGGTTGCCCTGGTGTTCTTCGCGGTGTTCTTCGTGGTGTTCTTCAACGTGTACCAGGGGGTACAGACGATCGACCGCAACTGGGTGCGGGGAATTGAGGTGATGGGCGGGGGACCACGGGAGATCGCCCGCTACGTGATCCTGCCGTACGTGGTGAGCTGGGTGGTGGCGGCCCTGCGGACCTCCATCGGGGTGTCTCTGGGGGTGGCGGTGGTGGGCGAGTTCGTGGGGTCCGTGCAGGGCCTCGGCTACCGGATGGTGATCTCCGTGGGCGTGCTGGACACGCCCCGTACCTTCGCCATCGTGTTGATCCTGGCCGCGGTCGGGTATAGCATCGTGAGCCTGGCGACTGCCGTAGAGCGAAGGCTCCTGCGGTGGCAGCGGGAGGCTTGACCGGGAGGAGAGGTCATGCGGAGATCGGAATTGCTGGTTCTGATTGGGTTGCTGGTGGGTCTGGTAAGCGTGTCCCCCGGGATTGCACAACAGGGGCCCGTGCAGCTGGACCTCCCCGTGGTCGCTGCCGTGGAGCCTGCGTTGCCCGTTTTGGTGGCGGAAGCGGCAGGGTACTTCCGTGGGGAGGGGGTGGAGGTCGGACGGATTCTTCTGTCCGGCGGTGTGGCGATCCGCAACCTCCTCATCGGTGGCCGTACGTCTTTCGGGGTCATCGGAACGGAGCACATTCCCCTCGCGCGACTCGCGGGCGCTCCCCTGAAGGGGATCGCTCCCGTCTACGACCGGCTGCACGTCACCCTCATCGTCCGCTCGGCCCTGCGGAGGCAGGTGAGGCGCGTGGAGGACCTAAAGGGCCGGACCGTGGGCGTTACGGCACCGGGCTCCTTTACGTGGTCCATCGCGGTGACATTCTTGAAGAAGGCGGGACTGGAGCCGGAGCGGGATGTCCGGCTGTTGCCGGTTGGGACCGACGCAAGCGTGATGTATACCGCCCTACAGACGGGACGAGTGGACGCCTTGGCCTTCAGCGAGCCCGTGCTGAGCCGAGTGGAGGTAGACGGGGTGGGCTTCATGCTGGTGAACATCTTCGATCCTTACGTGCTCAGGCGGTGGATGGGTACCGATCTGCTTCTGGTGGGCGTCCTGGCGACCACGGAGAGCGTGATCCGCAGCCAGCCGGAGGTGGTGGCGGCCATGGTGCGGGCCGTTCAGAAGGGGCTGGCGTACATCCGGAGTCACTCCTCCCAGGAGATCGTGCAGCTGGTGGTCAGGGACCCCAAGACGGCTCAACTCTTCCAGGGCGTGGCTCCGGAGCTGGCGGTGAAGATGATCAACCGGATCCGACACGGGTATGGGACAGGGTGCTTGAGCCGGACAGGATACGAAGCCGAGTTGCGCCGCATGATGGACACGGGGGTCATCAAGCAACCCGTGCCCTTCGAGGAGGCCCTGGAGCCCCGGTGGGCGGGGGTGTGCGCCCGGTGATGGAACCCTCTCTCACGCTGACCCTGGCCGCGGGCCCCTACGACCGTCTGGAGCCCCTCCGAGACGGTACCGTGAGGCCGGAGGGAATGCGGCTTGTGTACGTCCCTGTGGAGGAACCTCCAGAGGCGTTCCTACGGGGGCTCGCGGGGGAGTTCGACGCCTTCGAGCTCAGCTGCTCCCTGTACCTCTCCCGGCGGGCGGAAGGGGATTTTCCCTTCGTGGCCCTGCCGGTCTTCCCTTCCCGCATGTTCCGGCACGGGTACGTCTTCGTCCGGGAAGGGAGGGGGATCGAGCACCCGAAGGATCTGGAAGGGAGAAGGGTGGGCGTTCCGGAGTTCACGCAGACGGCCCTGGTCTGGATCCGGGGAATCCTGCAGGAGGAGTACGGGGTGGATCTTCGGTCCATTACGTGGGTGGTAGGGGAGGCGAACCGACCTGGGCACCGGCCGGCGGTCATTTCCGGCCGGCCCCGGGGGGAGGGGTGGAAGTTGGAGCCCGCTCCGGAGGGCTACAGCCTGGACCGGATGTTGGTGGAAGGGCTGTTGGATGCGTACATGGGGGCGGTGCGCCCTCGCTCCTTCGGAGTGGATCCCCGCATCCGTCGGCTCTTCCCGAACTACCGGGAGGTGGAGCGGGCGTACTACCGCCGCACGGGGATTTTCCCCATCATGCACACGGTGGTGGTGCGGGAGGAATTGCTCCGCCAGCACCCTTGGGTGGCCACGAGCCTCTATCGGGCCTTCTGTCGGGCGAAGGAGGTGGCGTTCGAGCGCATGGCCTACAGCCCCGCGCTGCGCTATAGCCTGCCCTGGCTGCACGCGGACCTGGAGGAGCTCCAGGAACTCTTTGGGGCGGATCCCTGGCCGTACGGAATCGAGCCGAACCGGAAGGTTCTGGAGACACTGCTCCGGTACCTCCAGGAGCAGGGGCTGTTGGCCCGGCCGATGCCTCTCGAGGAGGCATTTGCCCCTGTCCACGTCTTCGAAGGGCAATAGGGAGGAAGGCGATGGGGAGCGCAGGACCCCGGAATCTGCAGGAGATCCTGGAGCAGGTCCCCAACATCACGGACTATCTGTACAACAACCGGACGGGAGCGCGAGCCTTCCCCGTCGTCCCCGCGGAGTTCACCAACTGGCGGGACGAGCAACATGCGTGGCGGGAGACGGTGGCGCTCCTGGATCTCTCGTACCACATGTCGGACCTGTACGTGTACGGACCCGATGCCCTCCCGCTCCTGAACTTCCTCGGCATAAACAGCTTCCGGGGATTTGAGCCCGGACAGGCCAAGCAGCTGGTGGTGTGCTCCCCGGAGGGGTATGTGATCGGGGACGCGGTGCTCTTCTACCTAGAGCCAGAGGTCTTCCAGCTGGTGGGGCGTCCCTCCGCGCTCAACTGGGTGCAGTACCACGGGGAGACCGGCGGCTACCGTGTGCGCTTTGAGCGGGACGAGTGGTCCCTGGTGGATCCCCATCGGCCCCGCCGGGTGTATCGGTTTCAGCTGCAGGGACCTCTTGCCCCGGCCCTGCTGGAGGCGCTGAACGGGGGCCCCCTTCCGGACGTGAAGTTCTTCCACATGGCTTGGCTCCAAATCCGGGGACGCCGGGCACGGTTCCTGCACCACGGCATGGCGGGCGTGGCGGGTGGGGAGATCTTCGGCCCGTGGGAGGATCGGGAGGCGGTGCGGGAGGCCATCCTGGAGGCAGGGGAGGCGTTCGGGCTGCGGCAAGTGGGCTCTCGGGCGTACGCCACGAACACATTGGAATCCGGATGGATCTCCGGAGTCTTGCCTGCCATCTACACGAGCCCTGCCCTGAGGGCGTACCGGGAGTGGCTCCCGGCCACGAGCTATGAGGCGACGGGATCCTTGGGCGGGAGCTTCTACTCCCCCAACATCGAGGACTACTACCTCACCCCCTGGGATCTGGGCTACGGACACATCCTGAAATTCGACCACGACTTCATCGGGCGGGAGGCTTTGGAGCGGAAGGTGGGAGAGCCTCACCGCCAGAAGGTGACCCTGGTGTGGCACCCGGAGGACGTCACGGGAGTGTTCCGTGACCTCTTCACGAAGCCCAAGGGCGAGCGGGCCAAGTACATGGATCTGCCCGTGCCCCGGTACTGCATGTGGCCGTACGATAAGGTGCTGAATCGAAAGGGGGAGTGCGTCGGGTTCTCCACCTCGTGCGGGTACAGCTCCAATGAGGGGGCCATGCTGTCCCTGGCCATGGTGGAGGAGGCGTACCGCGCGCCGGGAACAGAGGTCATCGTGGTGTGGGGGGAGCCGGACGGTGGGTCCCGCAAGCCCAGCGTGGAGCGGCACGTGCAGGTGGAGATCCGGGCCACGGTAGGGCCGGTGCCCTACTCCCAGGCGGCCCGGGAATACCGGACCCTGGTGCGCGGCCGGAGATGAGGATGGGGGAGCGCGGGCCGGAGTACGGGTCGGACCTGATCGTGGAGCTGATGCGCCGGTGCGGGATCGAGTATGCAGCCCTCAACCCGGGAGCGACCTTCCGGGGGATCCATGATTCCATCGTGAACTACGCGGGCAACCGTTCCCCAGAGCTGATCCTCTGTACGCACGAGGAGATCGCGGTGGCCGTGGCCCACGGGTATGCCAAAGCGAAGCATAGGCCCATGGTGGCTCTGGTCCACGACGTGGTGGGACTCCAGCACGCCAGCATGGCCATCTTCAACGCATGGTGTGATCGGGAGCCTGTGTTGGTCATCGGGGGAACAGGTCCCTTGGATGCCACGCAGCGGCGCCCCTGGATCGACTGGGTACACACCGCCCACGTGCAGGCCAACCTGGTCCGGGACTACGTGAAGTGGGACGACCAACCCGCGAGCCTGCGGGCCATTCCCGCCTCCTTCTACCGGGCATACCGCCTGGCCATCCAGGAGCCCAGGGGTCCAGTATACCTGTGCTACGACGTGGCGTTACAGGAGGCGCGGTTAGAGGAGCCGGTGGAGATCCCGGACCCGGAATCGTACCTCCGGGTGACGCGCCTGGCACCGGAGGAGGAAGCCCTGGACCAGGTGGCCCGGTGGCTGGTGGAGAGCTCGTTCCCGGTTCTCCTGGCGGATCGGGTGGGACGGGACCCCCAAGCGATCCCGCACCTGGTGGAGCTCGCAGAGGAGGTCGGGGCGGCGGTGGTGGACACGGGACGCCGGCACAACTTCCCTTCCTCCCACCCGCTCGATGTGAGCGATGCGAGGGAGGAGGTTCTGGCCCAGGCAGACCTGGTGGTGGCCCTGGAGGTGTACGACCTCTTCGGGGCCCTTCGCGCGCCTGTGCATCCCCGATCCCGGGAGAGCCGGAGCCTGGTGGCCCCGACCGCCCGGATCGTCCACATCACCCTGGGAGACCTGCATGCGCGGGGATGGGTGCACGACATCAACGAACCGCAGCCCACGACGCTCACCGTCCTTGCGGACACCACGGTGACGCTTCCGCTCCTGGTTGAGCGGGTGCGAAGGCGGTTGAGACGGTCGGAAGCCGGCAGAGGGGCCCGGGAGCAGCGCCGTCGGTATCTGGAGGATCTGCACACGTCCTTACAGCAGGGGGTCCGGCGCGGGTTGGAGGAGCGCTGGGGGGAGCGGCCCGTTTCCCCGCCTCGTCTCGCGTACGAGGTCTGGCAGGCCATCCGCGGGATCCCTTGGCAGCTGGCGAATGGCTGGCTGGGAGGGTGGCCCCGGCGGCTGTGGGTCTTCGAGGAACCCGATTGCTTCCTGGGGCACAACGAAGGGGCAGGGCTCGGGTACGGCATGGGAGTCTCCATCGGCGCCTGCCTGGCGCATCGGAGTACGGAGCGTCTCGTGGTGAACCTTCAGTCCGAGGGAGATTTCCTGTACACGCCTGGAGCCCTGTACACCGCGAGCGCTTACCGATTGCCCTTGTTGATCGTCCTGGTGAACAACCGTTCGTACTACAACGATGAGGAGCACCAAGCGGAGGTGGCCCGCCTTCGGGGACGGCCTGTGGAGAACCGGGGGATCGGGACGCGTCTGGATCACCCGGACGTGGACTACCGGAAACTGGCGGAGTCCTTCGGCGTGTACGCGGAAGGGCGGGTGGAGGACCCCACGGCCCTTCCGGAAGCGCTCCGAAGGGCCGTCACGGTCTGCATGGAGGAGCGGTGTCCTGCGCTGGTGGAGGTCCTGTGCGCCCCCCGATAGGCAGGGCACGGAGGGAGGGCTCTCTGAGGGACGTGGTCCGGGGCCGCAGGAGGAGGTACGATTCCGGGGAGGAAGGAGGGGGAGTCATGGAGATCCGGCGGGTGGGGCACATCGGCCTCTATGCCCGGAACCTGGATGCGGGCACCCGGTGGTACCAGGAGATCCTGGGGTTGGAGGTCACGGAGCGCGCGGACGGAGCCGCATACCTCAGCTGTGATGCCACTCACCACGGGCTGATCCTGTACGAGGGGAATCCTCCGGGGGCGCACCACTTCGGGTTCGAAGCTCCAAACGAGCGGGCGGTGGAGCAGGCGGCCCAGGAGCTCCGGAGCGCAGGGGTGGAGACCGTGGAGGTGACGGTCCCGGGGCAGGGCCTGACCATCGCGTTCCAGGATCCGGAGGGATATCCCGTCTGGATCTACTGCGGCATGCGGAGACGGTACGACGGGACACGGTTCCCCGTGTGGGCGCCCCGGAAGTTCGGGCACATCACCGCGAAGGTGACGGACATCCGCGGGCAGGTGGCGTTCTACGAGAAGGTGCTGGGGTTCCGGGTCTCCGACTGGATGGCCTCCGTGATGGTGTGGATGCGCTGCAGTCCGGACCATCACGGCGTGGCGTGGATCCAGGCCGACCGGGCGAATCTGCACCACCTGGCCTGGGAGGTCCAGGACTGGAGCGCGCTGCGGGCCCTGGCGGACCACATGCTGAACCATGGCGTCCGGCTCCTGTACGGACCCGGTCGGCACGGCCCCGGCTTCAACCTGTTCCTGTACGTCCGCAACCCGGATGGGGTCCTCAACGAGCTCTTCGCGGACATGCTCCAGATCTGGAACGACGACGAGTACACGCCGCTCGTCTGGGAGGACCGCCCCGAGACCATCAACCAGTGGGGGCCGGCCCCACCCCCGGAGTTCCTGGAGTAGCCCGGTTTCACGAGGGCGCGGGGCCGGATGCGGCGGAGGATCTTGCGGAATCCATGGCGTACAGTTCCGGTCCAGATTCCATCTCGCGAATGTGAGGAGGGTTGCATGCGGCTGGTGACCTTTCAGAGCCCCCTGGGGCCGCGCCTGGGGATCGTGGAGGGGTCGGAGGTGGTAGACGCGAACGCCGCGTATGCCGCCTACTTGCGTGCACGGGGCGCTTCGGACGCGGTGGAGCGGGCTGGCTGGGAGGTCCCGCCGCGGGCCCGGGATTTCCTCGCCCGGTGGCCGGAGTCCGCGGAGCGGGTTCGTCCCGCGGTGGAGTATGCCCTCACCCACCGGGATCCGTGGACCGTGCTTCCGCTGGAAGGGGTGCGCCTGTTGCCGCCCATCCCGGACCCGGGGAAGGTGATCTGCCTCGGCCTGAACTACCGCGACCACGCGGAGGAGGCCCGGCAGCCCCTCCCGAAGGTCCCGGTGCTGTTCTGCAAGTTCCCTACGAGCCTGATCGGGCATGGGGATCCCATCCCCATCACCCGGCTGAGCGATCAGGTGGACTACGAAGCGGAGCTGGTGGTGGTGCTGGGCCGGGCGGGCCGGTACGTCTCCGAGGCAGACGCCATGCGGTACGTGGCCGGCTACAGCCTCCTCAACGACGTCAGCGTGCGGGACTACCAGCGGGCGGTGAGCCAGTGGACCGCGGGCAAGAATTTCTACCGCTCCACGCCTTTCGGGCCGTGGATCGTCACCGCGGACGAGATCCCGGACCCGCACGATCTCGAGCTGGAGCTCCAGCTGAACGGGGAGACGATGCAGCGGAGCCGGACCTCGGAGATGATCTTCTCCGTTCCCCAGATCGTCTCCTTCGTCTCTCAGACCTGTGGGATTGAGCCCGGGGATGTCATCGCCACGGGAACGCCTGCGGGGGTGGGGTTCGTCCGCACCCCCCCGGTGTTCCTGCGTCCTGGGGATCGGGTGGTGGTGCGGGCCTCTGGAATCGGGGAACTGGTGAATCCGGTCATCCGGGAAGACGGACTCGCCTGAGGAGGGAAGGATGCACGGAATTCCCGTTTACCCGGACCATCCCCTCCGCGGGAAGGTCCGGATGCCCTATGCCCCTGCGGTGGTGGTCCCGCCGGGGGCGGCCCTCGTGGTGATCTCGGGGTGCCATGCCTCCCCCGTTTACCACCACCACCCCCACATCCCCGAGGAGCACGTGCTGCCGCCTTCCATGCGGGAGCAGGCCCGCCGGGCCTTCGAGAACGTCCAGCTCTCGCTTTCGGCCCTGGGGCTTAGCTGGCGGCACGTGGTCAAGGTCACGCGGTTCCTCACGGACATCCGGGAGCAGGACGAGCTCAACGAGGTGCAGCGGGAGTTCCTGAAAGACCACGCCGTGGCCAGCACCACGGTCCAGGTCTCCTCCCTGGTGATCCCCGAGGCCCGGGTGGAGATCGAGGTGCTGGCCGCAGGACCCCCGGAGGTCGTGGAGCGGGCGCGGGCCCTCGCTGTTCCTCTCGGCTAGGGGGCGGATCGTGTGCTGGAGCTTTGCTTCCTGTGTGCCGTACCCCCGGATCCACGCGGCTGCGCCGCCCGCGTCCTCTGAGCCGGAGACCCTGAATCGCGTGCGGGAGGAGGCCACGGAGGGGATGATCGACTTCCACGTGCACACCCTCCCGGACACCTTCGACCGCACCGTGGACGCGGTGGAGGCCACCCGAACCGCCCGCGCGCTCGGCATGCGGGCCGTGGTGCTCAAGGGCGGGGCCTTCGAGACGGTGACCCGCGCGGCGCAGGCCAACGCGGAGGTGGGCGGGGGCATCCGGGCGTTCGGGGGCGTGGTCCTCAACTGGCCCATGGGCGGCCTGAACCCCGCGGCCGTGGAGGCCATGGTGGCCTTCCGGGGCGGCGGCGCGGAAGGGATCGGGAAGGTGGTGTGGATGCCCAGCATCCACGCCCGCAACCACCACGAGCGGTTCGGAATCCCCAAGCCGGGCGTGGAGGTCTTCGACGGCACCCGGCTTTTGCCCGCGGCCCGGGAGATCCTGGCTTTGTGTGCGGAGTACGACCTCGTGCTCCAGACCGGGCACCTCTCCCCGCAGGAGGCCCTCGCCCTCATCCGGGAGGCCCGGGCCATGGGCGTGGAGCGCATCGTGTGCACCCATGCGGACTACGATCCCATCAACATGACCCTGGAGGAACAGCGGGAGGCGGCGCGGCTGGGGGCCTATATCGAGCACGCGTACTGTGGGGTCTTCCTCGGGCCGGATTCCCCCGCGGAGCGCTTCCGGGCCTGGCGAGGGGTCTCCGTGGAGCAGATGGCCGCGGCCATCAAGGCGGTGGGGGCTGAGCGCTGCATCCTCTCAAGCGACCTCGGCGCCTCCCCCCTCCCTCGGCCCGCGGAGGGATATTTGGCCTTCGTGCGCCAGCTCCGGGCCCTGGGGATCACCGACCGCGAACTGGACTGGATGGGACGCCGGAACCCCGCGGCCCTTTTGGGGCTGTGAGGGCAGGTGGAGCATCTGGAGGGGGGACGAACATGGAGACGCGGCACGGGGTCGGGCAGACCTTTTCCAGGAGGGAGTTCCTGCGGTTCGGATTCCTTGCGGGCGTGGCGTCCGTCGGGCGGTGGGACGCGACCCGGACGGCAGGCTCCCGCGGGGAGGCCCGGGGGCAGCGGGTCCCCGCTCCTCGGGATCTCCTCCTGTTCAACGGGAGGATCTACA
Encoded proteins:
- a CDS encoding ABC transporter substrate-binding protein; this translates as MRRSELLVLIGLLVGLVSVSPGIAQQGPVQLDLPVVAAVEPALPVLVAEAAGYFRGEGVEVGRILLSGGVAIRNLLIGGRTSFGVIGTEHIPLARLAGAPLKGIAPVYDRLHVTLIVRSALRRQVRRVEDLKGRTVGVTAPGSFTWSIAVTFLKKAGLEPERDVRLLPVGTDASVMYTALQTGRVDALAFSEPVLSRVEVDGVGFMLVNIFDPYVLRRWMGTDLLLVGVLATTESVIRSQPEVVAAMVRAVQKGLAYIRSHSSQEIVQLVVRDPKTAQLFQGVAPELAVKMINRIRHGYGTGCLSRTGYEAELRRMMDTGVIKQPVPFEEALEPRWAGVCAR
- a CDS encoding ABC transporter substrate-binding protein, whose protein sequence is MRPVMEPSLTLTLAAGPYDRLEPLRDGTVRPEGMRLVYVPVEEPPEAFLRGLAGEFDAFELSCSLYLSRRAEGDFPFVALPVFPSRMFRHGYVFVREGRGIEHPKDLEGRRVGVPEFTQTALVWIRGILQEEYGVDLRSITWVVGEANRPGHRPAVISGRPRGEGWKLEPAPEGYSLDRMLVEGLLDAYMGAVRPRSFGVDPRIRRLFPNYREVERAYYRRTGIFPIMHTVVVREELLRQHPWVATSLYRAFCRAKEVAFERMAYSPALRYSLPWLHADLEELQELFGADPWPYGIEPNRKVLETLLRYLQEQGLLARPMPLEEAFAPVHVFEGQ
- a CDS encoding aminomethyl transferase family protein, whose translation is MGSAGPRNLQEILEQVPNITDYLYNNRTGARAFPVVPAEFTNWRDEQHAWRETVALLDLSYHMSDLYVYGPDALPLLNFLGINSFRGFEPGQAKQLVVCSPEGYVIGDAVLFYLEPEVFQLVGRPSALNWVQYHGETGGYRVRFERDEWSLVDPHRPRRVYRFQLQGPLAPALLEALNGGPLPDVKFFHMAWLQIRGRRARFLHHGMAGVAGGEIFGPWEDREAVREAILEAGEAFGLRQVGSRAYATNTLESGWISGVLPAIYTSPALRAYREWLPATSYEATGSLGGSFYSPNIEDYYLTPWDLGYGHILKFDHDFIGREALERKVGEPHRQKVTLVWHPEDVTGVFRDLFTKPKGERAKYMDLPVPRYCMWPYDKVLNRKGECVGFSTSCGYSSNEGAMLSLAMVEEAYRAPGTEVIVVWGEPDGGSRKPSVERHVQVEIRATVGPVPYSQAAREYRTLVRGRR
- a CDS encoding thiamine pyrophosphate-binding protein is translated as MGERGPEYGSDLIVELMRRCGIEYAALNPGATFRGIHDSIVNYAGNRSPELILCTHEEIAVAVAHGYAKAKHRPMVALVHDVVGLQHASMAIFNAWCDREPVLVIGGTGPLDATQRRPWIDWVHTAHVQANLVRDYVKWDDQPASLRAIPASFYRAYRLAIQEPRGPVYLCYDVALQEARLEEPVEIPDPESYLRVTRLAPEEEALDQVARWLVESSFPVLLADRVGRDPQAIPHLVELAEEVGAAVVDTGRRHNFPSSHPLDVSDAREEVLAQADLVVALEVYDLFGALRAPVHPRSRESRSLVAPTARIVHITLGDLHARGWVHDINEPQPTTLTVLADTTVTLPLLVERVRRRLRRSEAGRGAREQRRRYLEDLHTSLQQGVRRGLEERWGERPVSPPRLAYEVWQAIRGIPWQLANGWLGGWPRRLWVFEEPDCFLGHNEGAGLGYGMGVSIGACLAHRSTERLVVNLQSEGDFLYTPGALYTASAYRLPLLIVLVNNRSYYNDEEHQAEVARLRGRPVENRGIGTRLDHPDVDYRKLAESFGVYAEGRVEDPTALPEALRRAVTVCMEERCPALVEVLCAPR